A stretch of Macadamia integrifolia cultivar HAES 741 chromosome 7, SCU_Mint_v3, whole genome shotgun sequence DNA encodes these proteins:
- the LOC122083370 gene encoding protein ALP1-like, which translates to MVAGKGRGGAANSSTKKNENTIRSNHQEHLPLILGAAPSSSVRKRGRPRKYFPKESERKDVDQREPISPVILNSAAATATATAATTTTAKKSKKNPQIDRHEHLSQLTPLLASAITAAHSFLAQNDLHLHPSQTLTLESLIAASAVSLTKFNSLIETLVPTETVKSLITPLSSSLSSSSCWFQRFLYVASDDSDPRWMEAFRMSKLSFYLLLETLTRSLEDSVSTCPSDYTLGAALFRLAHAASYKSVGRRFGFDSASACRAFYTVCKAVNDQLSHLFDFPSDLGRIIEGFGWFSLPNCCGVLGFSRFPIDGGALGNKDGAIIAQGLVDAEGRFLDVSAGWPSYMSPDTILRKTKLFQRIEESEELLNGSALELGDGKSVPQYILGDSCFPLLPWLLTPFHKSSKDDDELNSSQQAFNSAHSTGMELVDKAFGRVKGRWKLLSIRWKEEGMEFLPFVIVTGCLLHNFLMKCKESLPNVSQECSMDNQRFPVYDGLGNESGERIRDVLASHLILMTEKR; encoded by the coding sequence ATGGTTGCCGGCAAGGGGAGGGGCGGAGCCGCCAATTCTTCTACCAAGAAAAATGAGAATACTATTCGAAGCAACCACCAAGAACACCTTCCCCTAATCCTGGGTGCCGCGCCTTCCTCTTCCGTCAGGAAACGTGGGAGACCCCGCAAGTATTTTCCTAAGGAGAGTGAGAGAAAAGACGTCGATCAACGGGAACCCATCTCCCCAGTCATCTTGAACAGCGCCGCCGCCACCGCTACTGCCACCGCCGctaccaccaccactgccaagaaaagtaagaaaaatccccaaattgaccGCCACGAGCACCTCTCCCAACTCACCCCTCTTCTCGCTTCCGCTATCACCGCCGCCCACAGCTTCCTCGCCCAGAATGATCTTCATCTTCACCCttcccaaaccctaaccctagaatCACTAATCGCAGCCTCTGCCGTCTCTCTCACCAAATTCAACTCTCTCATCGAAACCCTCGTTCCTACCGAAACCGTGAAAAGCCTAATAACCCCTCTGAGCTCTTCCTTATCCTCATCTTCCTGCTGGTTCCAGCGCTTTCTTTACGTTGCCTCCGACGACTCTGATCCCCGCTGGATGGAAGCCTTCCGAATGTCCAAGCTCTCTTTCTATCTCCTCCTTGAAACCCTTACTCGTTCACTGGAGGATTCCGTCTCTACCTGCCCTTCCGATTACACACTCGGAGCTGCTCTTTTCCGCTTGGCTCACGCCGCTTCCTACAAGTCTGTTGGAAGGCGATTTGGGTTTGATTCAGCTTCTGCTTGCCGTGCTTTCTATACGGTCTGCAAGGCAGTTAACGATCAATTGTCGCATTTGTTTGATTTCCCTTCAGATTTGGGGAGGATCATCGAGGGTTTTGGTTGGTTTTCGCTTCCTAATTGCTGTGGCGTTCTAGGGTTCAGCAGGTTTCCTATCGATGGAGGAGCGTTAGGGAACAAAGACGGGGCCATAATTGCGCAGGGTTTGGTGGATGCGGAAGGGAGGTTCTTGGATGTCTCCGCTGGTTGGCCGAGTTACATGAGTCCAGACACAATTCTCCGCAAGACGAAGCTGTTTCAAAGAATCGAGGAATCAGAGGAGTTGCTGAATGGGTCTGCGCTTGAGCTTGGCGATGGAAAATCAGTACCTCAGTACATTCTGGGAGATTCttgttttcctcttcttccatgGCTTCTTACCCCCTTTCATAAATCAAGCAAGGATGATGATGAGCTCAATTCCTCACAACAGGCATTTAACTCTGCTCATAGCACGGGAATGGAACTGGTTGATAAGGCGTTTGGTAGGGTTAAGGGTCGGTGGAAGCTTCTTTCTATAAGGTGGAAAGAAGAGGGTATGGAATTCTTGCCATTTGTGATTGTTACTGGTTGTCTGCTACATAATTTTCTGATGAAATGTAAGGAGTCTCTGCCGAATGTAAGTCAAGAATGCTCGATGGACAACCAAAGGTTTCCTGTGTATGATGGGTTAGGGAATGAGAGTGGGGAGAGGATCAGAGATGTCCTTGCTTCTCACTTGATTCTGATGACAGAGAAGAGATGA
- the LOC122083275 gene encoding NEDD8 ultimate buster 1-like, with protein sequence MIDNVPILQIDTVWCYFMLRDISWLSMAGVRLAKAREGLERAHGKDSSRVRLLQQGYHPEIPLYLRLQLLEGVVAYHSNQFDKSRKALTSAQAKYLQLQVPDEDLSLLMSMGYTEREAKRALRMTSQDVQRAVDFIGEERRKKAQRHEEDIQRKKEIMEQKRYGKTPLKKAVDMQRLKELVFLGFKKDLAAEALRRNENDFNKALDELTNPETKSMIERYIESKKNKRLRQGVDATIEELVSMGFERSRVVEAVRAFGTKELALNQLMGEPVSDPTVSNNDGIASAAPLNDNMGSSSSLNSEDATPGIDEQERDVEMEDTLVQELTGDALADYDIEVTKEGEAISEYLALLTSIGKQ encoded by the exons ATGATTGATAATGTCCCAATACTCCAAATAGACACAGTGTGGTGTTATTTTATGCTCAGAGACATCTCATGGCTCTCAATGGCGGGAGTACGCCTTGCAAAAGCTAGAGAAGGACTTGAACGTGCACATGGGAAAGACTCCAGCCGTGTTAGGCTTCTTCAACAAGGTTATCATCCAGAGATTCCTCT GTATCTACGACTACAGCTCTTAGAAGGTGTGGTTGCTTATCACAGTAACCAGTTTGATAAATCTCGAAAGGCGTTGACCTCTGCACAAGCTAAATACCTCCAG CTTCAGGTGCCCGATGAAGATTTGTCACTTCTAATGAGCATGGGGTATACAGAACGTGAAGCGAAAAGAGCATTGAGAATGACTAGTCAAGATGTTCAGCGTGCTGTTGATTTTATTGGTgaggagaggagaaaaaaggCACAAAGACATGAGGAAGATATTCAGCGAAAGAAGGAAATCAT GGAACAGAAGCGGTATGGAAAGACTCCTCTAAAGAAAGCTGTGGATATGCAGAGATTGAAGGAATTGGTCTTCTTGGG ATTTAAGAAGGACTTGGCTGCAGAAGCCcttagaagaaatgaaaatgacTTCAACAAGGCCCTGGATGAATTGACAAATCCAGAAACAAAATCTATGATAGAG CGCTACATTGAGtcgaagaagaataaaagactCAGACAGGGAGTAGATGCTACGATTGAAGAACTTGTATCTATGGGCTTTGAAAGATCAAGAG TGGTTGAAGCTGTGCGGGCTTTTGGCACAAAAGAGTTAGCTTTGAATCAGCTGATGGGAGAACCTGTGTCAGATCCCACCGTCTCAAATAATGATGGTATAGCTTCTGCCGCTCCATTAAATGATAACATGGGCTCATCATCTAGCTTGAACAGTGAGGATGCTACACCAGGCATCGATGAACAAGAAAGGGATGTGGAAATGGAAGATACACTAGTGCAAGAATTGACTGGAGATGCATTAGCAGATTATGATATTGAAGttacaaaagaaggagaagctATAAGTGAATACTTGGCTCTGTTGACTTCTATAGGCAAGCAGTGA